Proteins from a single region of Gloeomargarita sp. SKYB120:
- a CDS encoding photosystem I reaction center subunit IX, with translation MQDLQRYLSTAPVLLAIWLFITAGLLIEINRFYPDALAFPF, from the coding sequence ATGCAGGACTTGCAACGGTATCTTTCGACGGCGCCGGTGCTACTGGCGATTTGGCTGTTCATCACAGCGGGCCTTTTGATTGAAATCAACCGGTTCTATCCCGATGCGTTGGCTTTTCCCTTTTAG
- a CDS encoding photosystem I reaction center subunit XI — protein sequence MSEEFVRPWRGDPMQGHLETPVSAGLGMALINNLPAYRPGLEPSRRGLEIGMAHGYFLVGPFYKLGPLRDSEYALAAGVMAALGVVLIATVCLSLYGSVSFDKPTPGGTTDQLQTAEGWSSFTGGFLIGGAGGVAFAGVLLFFLPVLQGIGNNLFN from the coding sequence ATGAGTGAGGAATTTGTGCGGCCCTGGCGGGGCGACCCGATGCAAGGGCATTTGGAAACGCCGGTGAGCGCGGGTTTGGGCATGGCGCTTATCAACAATTTGCCGGCCTATCGCCCTGGCCTGGAACCCTCGCGGCGGGGGCTGGAAATCGGTATGGCCCATGGCTACTTTCTGGTCGGTCCATTTTACAAGCTGGGTCCGCTGCGGGATTCGGAGTATGCCCTAGCAGCAGGCGTGATGGCCGCCCTGGGAGTAGTGCTGATTGCGACGGTGTGTCTGTCGCTCTACGGCAGTGTGTCTTTTGATAAACCGACACCGGGGGGGACAACCGACCAACTGCAGACGGCGGAAGGCTGGAGCAGCTTTACTGGCGGGTTTCTCATCGGTGGCGCTGGGGGAGTTGCTTTTGCCGGCGTGCTCCTGTTTTTCTTGCCAGTCTTGCAGGGGATTGGCAACAACCTGTTTAACTAA